The DNA region GCTCCTGTGGGGAGCTGAGGAGACACACCATTTGCCCACTGTGTCTCTTGGACTTGGCTTCAGGGAGCTTCAGTTCCAGATGAACACTGAAGGCACCTAACACTGcaaggcccaggaggagggctTCATCGGGGAGGTGACTCCAGTACAGTGAGGAGGCAAAGGACAAGGTATGTAGCAATGGCTCAGGCCGTGGCACCTCAGCATCCACTGATCAGGAGGGGGGTTGAATGGGACCAGGGGGTTGAGAGGGAGGCTGAGGTCAAGCATTCTGGGTCTGGCTCCACTATGGTCTTTTGGTCTAGGGCAAGATTGTCCTCCccaagcttcagtttcttcatctattggTGGAGccaataaagatttcttttacTCAACTGCCAACCAAGGAGGGTCTGAACACACTGCCTCTGGCCAGGGTCTCCAGGTTTTCCATTCTTCATATCTCCCTGGGTGTATTGCTCTTCCTGCTACCTTGCCTCCCTGTGAACATCCTAAGGATAACAATCAGGTCTACCGTCTGGGTCCCTAGTTCCAACTTTCTGGCCCCAGGACAGCCCTACCAGCACTCAAAAGGCCCTTTTCCAGGCTGTGCAGCCTTAGCAATCCACCCAATTGATTCTCATGGACCAACCTAGCTGTCCTTCTACCGTGGCAGGGCTTACTGCTGAGCACATGACCTGTAGCGAAGTCTGAACACTCAGCACAGGGGTACTTGTGTCCCAGGCATCAGATCTGGGATGGCCAGAGACAGCTCATGAGGCCATTTGCACTTTAAAAGACAGTGACACAGAGGTACTGGGAGAACAGACTGCAATCTTATATCAAGGGCCCAGTCCACAGCCATTAATGCAGGACATCATGCTGAGCTGAGGCAAGGATAGAGATCTATCAGACCTGCTCCCTGTTCTGAAGCTCAGCCACATGCAGGAGGAGGACAGATAAACCAGCAACTTCCAGGTAGGGACATTCCAGGCAGTAGTAGCACTTTTTCCCCAGGTATGGAAAAAGCTCCTGAGTTTGGGGAATGATGAAAGCAGTGAGTTGACTGACAGATCATGAGGCAGGAATAGTGAGTAGTGGGACTTCAGGTTCCCGGATCAGTCAGAGTTCAATGGAGAAGCAGGACCAGAAGGGATACACACCTTTATAGTATTTGATGTGCTACCAGGAATTGGCCTGCACACTTGTGGGACTGATTAAGCAATTTCTGTAAGGCTAAACCTCTGTGACTGACGCTGGAACTTGAGGTGCTCAGAAGGGGAAGATCATGAGCGGCTGAAAGCCACTAGCACAAGCTGGAGCCCTAGGATGGACTATGCCTGTGTCCATTATTGCTGCTTCTGACTTTGGTGACGGGATCCTGCAGAAGCTGAGTGAGGCCCTTCTTCATACAGAGCTAACTAACCATGCACACAACTGATTGAGGAgtcaaaaaaaaccccaaaaccctGAAGGAGAATCTAGGGGAAATAGGGTAATTGCAGGCCTACGTGCTGCTTCACACTAAGAACTGCTTCAGACGCAGATGAGCAATCAAAATGGTTGCTTCCTTCCAAATCTGGCAAATATATGCCTTAGCCCTCCCTAACAAGAAACAAAGTAAGGGagttctgggaaatgtagtttagcTGAGACAAGTTGACAAAGCCATCACAGTTCCCCCATTATTAAAATGgatctggccctagccggtttggctcagtggatacagcattggcctgaagactgaagggtcccgggttcaattccagtcaagggccatgtacctaggttgcaggctcgatttgtcccccgccctcccctcccccgccccccagccttggtctggggcgcatgtgggaggcaattgatgtgtctgttctctctcacatggatgtttctcttagtctatccccctcctttccactctctcttaaaaaaaaaattaatggtctTCTATGAGGGCCCTTCTGGCTGCTTCACAAGATAAGAAGCCCAGGATAGTGGGGTTCTGAAGACTGAGACAAGGAAGCCACATATAGTGAAAGCCAGAGACCCAGCCTTCTAATCCTGAGGTTATGCACCAAGGAAAACCACCTCTCCATTCAGGATTGTCATTAGGATCCCAGAGCCTTGTGCAATGCACCCTGCACATACGGGCTTCCACAGGCCCCTTTTCTCACCCTCCTCCTCTTGCCTCTCTCAGCTCCTGTCTTTCTTGTGACTGTCTCTATTAGGGGTTAGGAGTGTGGCACTGGGGCCCTGCACTAGCCTGGCTGCCCTTTAAAACATTTTGTGTTGTTCAGCTTGTCCAACCCCTTTCACTGATGCCCCCAGCCCTTCCAAACAGTCCTCTAGTTTCTGCCTCCACTGGGAGTTTTGCCCAAAGAGCCTCCCTGGATTCCCAGACATAAGGGGGTGGAAGGTCCTGGATCCATCTCCACATGAAGGACACCAGCCCAAATGTAGGTTTGGGATCTCCACAACCAGCATTTGTTCCTCTGGGTTCCTGGGAGAGTTCAATTGTGAGCACCCACTCTCCTGATTCAGAGATGGGCAAACCAAGTCTCAGAGCAAAGGACTTGGTCAGTTTTGCATGTACTAGGAACCCTCCCATACAGCTTGAGCCAAGCTCCTTTCCCCAATGAACGAGGCTCCACCTTTCTCATCACTTGCTCCTTTTTCTGGGTGAAGGTAGGGAGGGTGTACAGGCCCAGGAGAGTAGGAGTCCAAGGTTATCCATTACTCTATCTGGTTCCCACCACAAACCTGCCCTCTGAGCTTTCTCAGCAACAAGAAGGATCTTGTCCAAACTCTAAGCTTAAACCCCTCAGACCAGACCCCTTGGATTTGTCCTCAACTTGCCTATGCCAAACTGGTCCTTGGCCAAACCTCTCCCTTGTCTGGGTCTATTCTGCCTTTGTACAAAGCAGGGTTGTGCTTTAGGCACACAGGCTTTGCACCAGGAGATGGATCCAGATGTACTGCAGACAGGAGTGGAGGGCAGACACCTACCTATCAGGACCTGGAGTGCTAGGGAGCTTCTGCCTCCTTTGAGGCTACAGAGCTATATGGGAGGGTTCCTAAATTAGGCCTGGTCACCGCACCCATCGAGTGAGGGGTGAAGAGGGGCTGCCATCTGGGAGCCCAGCACAGGGGGCAGACAGCTATATCCTAGGGCTGTTCCAACTGCCCTAGAAAATGTGGGGCCCAGCCTGACTTGGCTACTCCCAGACAAGGCTGCCTGTTTGTCTCTgacatttgttctttaaaaaacaaaggataGGATTCGATGCACCATTGCTCTAGTAAGCAAGATTATCAGCAAAAGGTGGGGGAATGGGGATTCATGTGCTCATGAAATAGTGAAGATTTGGAGAACAATTTGTCAATACCTAGTAAAGCTGATGATccagatgggaaaaaaaaaattgcagaaaGAAATGTCCAAGATACCATTTATGTAAACCTGAAATCACAAAATATGTTCTCAGATACAAAAATGTGCTTTTAACATCCATTTATGTTAAAGTATAAAAacctacatgaaaaaaaaaaaaaaacaaactacatgagccctaactggtttggctcagtagatagagcatcggcctgcggactgaagggtcccaggttcaattccggtcaagggcatgtaccttggttgcgggcacatccccagtgggaggtgtgcaggaggcagctgatcgatcaatgtttctgactctctattcctctcccttcctctctgtaaaaaatcaataaaatatatttttaaaaaaaaaaaaaaaaaaacctacatgaAAAGAACATGCTCCTGAGGACACATTATTCTTTCAAGCACTACCTTGAAATGAAAAGACCTACCTTGGCAACCAGCTCAGTTGAATAGAGTGTCCTCACCATACaccaagtttgcaggtttgattcccagtcagggcacatacaagaactaATGAATGCAACAAATTgatctttcttgctctctctctctctaaaaaaaaaaaaaaaaaaattttaaagaaaaaaccctaccAAACTGATTTACAACCCTGACAGTGGGGAGATAGTAATGAAAAATAAGGGAAATTTCATTTTTGTTGCTTACTAAACCTGAGGCAAAAGAGAGGAGAGTCAACTTTCTGGTAAGTTAaaggcttgttttgttttttttttaagatttttaatagatttttgagagaaagggagagggagagagagaaacattgatgtgagagagaaacatctatctgctgcctcttgcatgccccctactggggatcaaacctgcaacacaggcatgtgcccctgaccaggaatcaaaccagcaagcTTTTGGTGTGtgagacaatgcccaaccaactgagttacactGGCCAAGGTTagttatgtgtatttattttttaaatctcaataaaACCACCAAAACTCCATGCAGGGCAACTCAAACAAAACTGGAGGCCACAGTAAAGCACTCCTGGTCTCAGTGAAGGGTTTCTGAGTACTCACCACCACTGGCCAATCGTGCCTTCTCAACTGGAATGGTGATCTAAAGACAAATTTAGAGACAAGGTAGAGTGGGTGGAAGTCACCGCAAGGGTTGGAGTCATAGACCACTCTCCCATCACCCCTGCCAGGAGGTGTCAAAACTGCCCTCTATTGGTAGAGCTCTCAATACCTGATTTGCAAGGGGCCTGGGCCCGAGCCCCCCAGAGGttccgtggtggtggtggtggtggtggtggaggtggtggtggtggaggtggtggtcgGGCGGCCCACCTCCAGTCTGCTCAGGGCCTGCTTCCTTTTCATACAGCCGCCGGGACAGCATTGTGCGGGTCCTTGTCTCCTGGATGCCCAAAGAGCCTTGGTGCTTCTGGAGTCATTGGTTCTTCCCTCAGGATCTCTGGGAAGGGCCTCTCCTGGCACACCAGAGCCATAAAGGGGGGCCCACGTGCACATACACCCAAGTGCTTAATAGCCAGGTGTGGCATCTGGTTAATGCTGTGGCTCCTTGCCTAGCACAGGACAGGGCATGTAGTAAGTGCTCACAGTCACCTAACAAATATTGGCAAACCTACCGTTAACTTTGGGAGAACAAAAGAGTGAAAAAGAGGTCCCTGCTTTCATGGAATTAATAATCTGGGTAGAGGGACAACAGATAACTACCCCAATGAATATCTAACTATAAAGCAGTTCAgtgccaaggaggagcctgcagagCAAATCATAGGGGCTCTGatcaggccagggcaggcagatggTCAGCTCCCACCTTCACCCCAAGCCCAAGCCATCCCTGAGCTCTGCTCTACCCAGAGGCTGGGGATCTGCATAGGACTTGGAGGGCTGTGACTAGGATTTCTCCTCACCCAGACTCTATGCTCCCCATGTTAAGGCCAGGGTCTTGTACCCGGTACCCCATTCTCCCCTGAGGCCCTTGTGTTTGGCAGGCAGTCAGGTTGGTTTTAAGCTAAAGGATTCAGACAACTAATACTTTcgataataaagattttaaaaaagattcagaCAACTTCCAAGATTGAGAAGAGACTCAATAAAGAACCCCCCCACCAAACCTGTTTGTTTCCAAAAAAGCAGTTTTGTCCACAGAAAGCCCAAAATAAGTCCCAGAACTACCCCCTCCAATAGCAGCATTTTTTGAAATGTAAacagtttataaaatataatttattcagaaaaaatatatgtgttaagAACTTAATTCCAAAAGAGTGAAAGAGCCCAAAGGCTAAGCAGCACAGGGTCAGGTGCGGAGAACTGCCAGCAGGATCAGGCTTTGAGGGAAGGCTCCATCAGTGCTACCAAGATAGGGCTGCAGGCTAATGAACCCCTATGAGTGATGGAGGTGGACCCTCCCCTTCCAGGCTGCCCAAATCCCCTGTGTCTGTTCTTGGTCCCAGCCAGGTTAGCCACTCCCCCATGAACCCACAGCTGTTAACTAACATTGTGCTACCTCCTCCCAAAGCAAATCCATATACACACAATGAAAGAATCTATTATCAGCAACAGTAGTATTTAGTGCAGCAACCATGACCTTGGTCTCTCAAAGTCCTGCATTACTGGTTGTGAGGCCGCTTGGCCACtggctcttcctccttctcctgttTTAGCCATCGCTCCATGAGTCCAGCCCCTCCTCTCTTGGCAGGGAATGGGCTCTTCTGCAGGAACTGGCTGGACCACTGGGGCACATCTGGCTCTGCCTTTTGGGGTGTTTTGGGGTCTTCCTTTTTGGGTGACTTTGTGGCCAGCCACTGCAACATCTTCTGGCTGCTGCCACTTGCCTTGAACTCCtaggaaaaagatgaaaaaacattTAGCTCAAGCTTTTGGGAAAAGGACAACTCCAAGGGAAGAAATAGGGGAAGAGGCATGAGGTACTGACCCAGATTTATAAATTGTTACTAAGGGCCAGATAGGACCCACTAGTCAGGAGTGGGAAGAAAGGAGCAACTGGGTGTACTCCAAGGGGCATAAGGGTAGGGAGTAGCTCTTAGAGAAGGCTTGATGGATGTCTGTGGGGCCATTCACAGCAGTACACTGACAGGCATTCAAATGTGCAGAGAATGAAGCATTCTcagggaaaaaaatgtaatttagtGGGACCAGGCAAAGAGTTGGGAGATGAAGTTGGGGAGATAGGGCTTCAAACAGTCTCCAAGATTAGGGATTCAGCCTAAGCCTGAACAGGCTGTTTTCCTACCATGTAACTTCTCTGCACAGTCTCTCCTTGCCCAGCACTGCTCTTCTGCTTCCCTTAACTGCACCCCAACCCAAACTGAAGGTTCTGAATTCAACAATGCTACCTCACCAAAATGTGAATTCTTTTGGTGTAAAGACCACGGCAGAAACAGGGCAGTGTCTAGTGCAAAATGAATCATTTTTAGAgacatctaattttaaaaaaaagtatcaggGTTGCATGAGTTTgcagataaacaaaacaaaagaaaaaagatgacacTGACTATGGGtatggaaaacttaaaaaaaaaaaagaaaaatgggaggtGCCCTTGCAATCATTGTCCTTAAGACTCCTCGGCATTCTAAGGTGCCTATTTTGGGAACACTCGGAGCCATGTCCTGCTTCAGATCCCTCTAGGCACCTAAAAACAGCGGGAGCCAGCTTTTTGCTCTGGAGCTCCTTTTCCCACTGCAGGCCATTTGCTTGTTCAACTTCCCTTCAAAATACATCTTTAGGGTCTTTACCAATAAGAAGTTAACGTTTATAGCAAATAGTCTGAAGGGGAACAAAGACTGGAACTCCTCCAACTTGTGGTTGGGAAAAAGCAGAGATAAAGtgaaaagatacaaaaaaatCACAGTTAGTTCTGGACAGAGATACAATTATGGTCAagggctcctttttctttctcacaatCACCCTCTAGAGCAGAAGCCCTCAAACTTACCAGTAACATTATCAGACTCACCAAAGAGCTTCTTAATGATAGAGAAATCCAAGTTCAGTCCTGAATAGTGGCTGACTCAGTAGGTCTAGATAGGGTCTAGCATTTACGTTTGAAAGAGCTCTCCTAAGGACTCTGAATTACAGCCAGATTTGAATCACTGCTCTGCTCACCTTTGCCATGAATAAGGAATGTGAGTTTTGGGTGGTGGCTCTGACTGTAAAAATCCATATCCTAAAAGAAAATGCTAAACTGAGAGAAGACAGAAAGCTCAAAAAGGACTGTCAGTGTCACAGACCCCTACCTTTTTGGCCTGTAAGTCAACAGCAGCCAGACACTCAGGCGTGTTGTTTCGGGAGTTGTTCACCACGGGAGAGACTGGATGGAAGGTGATGTTTTCTGTGGGGTGGATTAACTTCAGAGCTTCCTGAGTTGAGACCTCACCAAAATCAAGCCATTTAGAGACTGCCTCCTCTCCATCTAATATGGCAGGCATCCTAGCCAGTGAGGTCAAAACATTGGTTAGAAGAGACAGAATGAAGGTAGGGAGTGAGACTTTAGTTGAGAGCACAAATCATCCCAAGAAGCTCGCCCTGCCTCTGTGCCTTACATGCTGATTGTTGCCATGTGCTCCCTGACCACAACTTGACAGAGCACGAAATTCAACACTAGGAGAGCCATCTTATAAAGTTTTATGGCAATGACAGGGAACAGTAATTATGACTGGTCCCAGTGCACTGCAGTGTACACATTAGCAAACTGGTGACTTTTCTATGATGGCCCAGCCTACAATTAAAGGAGAAACAGGTCCTGAAAAACTTATCAACAATAATCTCCAGTCTTACAACCTATGACAGATTTACAGTAAGAAAGACCTATGCACATAATTGTGAACAAAAGGAAGCTATGCCTCAGGAAGCAAAGAAGCTAAGAGCCATGACTCCTGGTACCCAGGAAGATGCTAGGACAAAATCCTTTCTTTAGCTTCCAGTTTTATGTCCTACAACGCAAAGCATGGTACACACTTCACTGGGGTGGCAGAGTTGATTTTAGGAGATAAATGCATAAATATCCACTTCACAATAACATTAAGTTGCAACTCTTCCAACACACACTTCCACAAGCAAACTATGGGTCTTTTTAAGGTAAAGTACCATTATTTATTGCAGTATCTATGTATTTTGAAATCTGTggtaatttttaatagatttctattttattaatgtgTCACTGACAAAGTTTTTAAGTGGAGTCCTCTTAACCCCTTTTCCCATAAAGTCTGTCATTTTCATTATACAATTTTGCATAATATGGTGATTTTTAGGAATGCATGTCATGTTATAGCCAAACTGACTGTAATTATATTGGTAAGCAACTGTCCTGATTTCCTACTGTCTAAATTTGTGCATACAGCCAGGCCGgcacagctcagtggttaagcattgaccaggaaatacagttcaattcccagtcagggcacatgccctgggtgtgggcttgatccccagtgtggggtgtgcagaaagcagctgatcaatgattctctcatcattgatatttctatttctctctcccttcttctctgaaatcaataaaaatatatttaaaaacaagaaaaaaagaataaggaccTGGGGGACCACagcatttaaaaagtaagtaagtaagtaaataaatgtgtgCATACAGCAACTTTAAATTTCAAAAGCTACCTATCTGAAAGCAAAGAGAACACACCCCTCCCTGAATCCTTTTGGACCCAGGGATAAGTATGACTTGCCTATGGTGGATGTCATTCAAGCCTTTGCAGGAATCCACTGTGATGATGGTGTAGGAATACAGGCAGTCTCCTCCCTGTGGTGGCTCCCAGCAGTCAAAGATCCCAGCCATTGTTAGTAGCCTCCAGTTGTCCCAAACTTTCTCCCAGTCCTCAGGACTATTTGCAGCACCAATGCTGCCTGACTGGAAACAAAATACATGGGCAGATTAGATACTCATCAGCCTTCTTTTACATGCAAGTTGGGTACTACTACAGACTTAAGAGTATCGCAATCATTTTAGAAGTCATTTAGCACATACCTTATTAACTCAAAGGAAAGAGGACTGGTGGCAAATACTCACCAAAGCTATAAATTTATGGTTATTTCGATGCTTTCAGAATAGAATTTAATTCCTTCATTAGGCATTCAGGCCTTCTAGTCCATCATTCCAGCTTTCGCTTACAATGTTAATCTGAACCAAACCAAACTGTTTGTAAATGAAGCTATTATATAATTTTGTTGCCACTGTCTTGCTGAAACAACCTTCCCCTGCCCAAAATGTCCCTCCCACCCTTTCTTATCATGCCAACTCCTACTTGCTATTTAAGATTCAGGTCAAGGCCTAGAATACAGAAAGCTAGAAAGAGTGTCATCTTCaccttaaataataagaaaaaagactAGATAATAGACCAAATCATAACTTTTCTTCAATTCATTAGAGAATTGAGGTCACAGGGTAACCAATTAGCCTAAACTTCACAGAAAGACAGGAATCTCTGTGGGGAGATGAGACATAAGCACTGGCTTACCAGTGGCAACAGGAGGAAGGCAAGTCCTTCATACAGCAGATATGAATTGAGATAAAATTATTATCAAATTGCTATATGCAGAGTGTGGGCTAGCCTGAGAGAACATGATCCCTGAGAGCTACAGACATTAGGATGTTTGCATCAGTttgcacattctttttttttttaatattttattaatttcagagaggaagggagagggagaggagagagagatagaaacatcaatgatgaaagagaatcattgattggctgcctcctccacaccccctactggggatcgagcccgcaacccaggcatgtgcccttgactgaatcgaacctgggacccttcagtctgcaggccgatgctctatccactgagccaaaccggccagggcttgcaTATTCTTCTCCACAGACCTCCCTGGGTGCTCACAGGAAAGACGGGGAACAGGTCAGGAGACTGGAGAAAGTCTTTCCTGCTGGTGCATGCCTGCAAGAGGGGAGCTCTCCTACTTCAGGAAAGGCATAAAGCTTTACCTGATCACTTTTCCACTAAGGAATAAAATCCTTAAGAGGTCAGGGGGAAGGGTAATAAACCTGATCACTTTTAAGATATAGGTAAAGATTCATGGAGGCTGgagggtaaaagaaaaaa from Eptesicus fuscus isolate TK198812 chromosome 12, DD_ASM_mEF_20220401, whole genome shotgun sequence includes:
- the HMCES gene encoding abasic site processing protein HMCES isoform X1, whose product is MCGRTSCHLPRDALTRACAYRDRRGQPRLPEWRDPDRYRPSYNKSPQSDSPVLLSRLHFEKGADSSERIIAPMRWGLVPSWFKEDDPSKLQFNTSNCRSDTIMEKRSFKVPLGKGRRCVVLADGFYEWQRCQNTSHRQPYFIYFPQIKTEKVSAPALTSGSIGAANSPEDWEKVWDNWRLLTMAGIFDCWEPPQGGDCLYSYTIITVDSCKGLNDIHHRMPAILDGEEAVSKWLDFGEVSTQEALKLIHPTENITFHPVSPVVNNSRNNTPECLAAVDLQAKKEFKASGSSQKMLQWLATKSPKKEDPKTPQKAEPDVPQWSSQFLQKSPFPAKRGGAGLMERWLKQEKEEEPVAKRPHNQ
- the HMCES gene encoding abasic site processing protein HMCES isoform X2, with the translated sequence MCGRTSCHLPRDALTRACAYRDRRGQPRLPEWRDPDRYRPSYNKSPQSDSPVLLSRLHFEKGADSSERIIAPMRWGLVPSWFKEDDPSKLQFNTSNCRSDTIMEKRSFKVPLGKGRRCVVLADGFYEWQRCQNTSHRQPYFIYFPQIKTEKSGSIGAANSPEDWEKVWDNWRLLTMAGIFDCWEPPQGGDCLYSYTIITVDSCKGLNDIHHRMPAILDGEEAVSKWLDFGEVSTQEALKLIHPTENITFHPVSPVVNNSRNNTPECLAAVDLQAKKEFKASGSSQKMLQWLATKSPKKEDPKTPQKAEPDVPQWSSQFLQKSPFPAKRGGAGLMERWLKQEKEEEPVAKRPHNQ